The Nitrospinota bacterium genome includes the window CGTCTAGGTCTTCTCGGTCAAAGTAAATTTTGCGGTTGAATTGAACATAGGGCAGGGTGCCTTTCCATTGAAGCGCTCTCAGCGTCCACGGGGATATGCCCAGAAATTGTGCTGCCGTCTTTACGTCGAGTAGTCTAGGGTGGTCAACGGATTGTCTATCCATGTCGCTCTAATAGGCCCCGTATTTTTGGGCCTTAC containing:
- a CDS encoding helix-turn-helix domain-containing protein — encoded protein: MDRQSVDHPRLLDVKTAAQFLGISPWTLRALQWKGTLPYVQFNRKIYFDREDLDDFIERHKFRESP